A window of the Dyadobacter pollutisoli genome harbors these coding sequences:
- the bla gene encoding subclass B1 metallo-beta-lactamase: protein MIRQHFICFLMLISGFASAQDPDKGLETNNLIIEKVKSHVFRHVSYFKSETYGRVPCNGMIVFDKGEAIIFDTPVDDSTSAAVIDWVENTLKCKVKAVIATHFHEDCVAGLNAFHKRGILSYATNKTIASAANAKFPVPQKGFNDLLELKVGERKVIAEFNGEGHTRDNVIGYFPSEKAMFGGCLIKELNATKGNLADANVNAWTATVSKIKSKYPDTQVVIPGHGKIGNTSLLDYTIALFEVKK, encoded by the coding sequence ATGATCAGGCAACACTTCATTTGCTTTCTAATGCTCATTTCGGGTTTTGCTTCTGCGCAAGATCCTGACAAGGGCCTCGAAACAAACAATCTCATTATCGAGAAAGTTAAAAGCCATGTTTTCAGGCACGTTAGCTATTTCAAATCAGAAACTTACGGCCGGGTGCCTTGCAATGGAATGATCGTTTTTGATAAAGGGGAAGCGATTATTTTTGACACCCCCGTCGACGATTCCACTTCGGCTGCGGTGATCGATTGGGTCGAAAATACCTTAAAATGCAAAGTGAAGGCGGTTATCGCTACGCACTTTCATGAAGATTGCGTTGCCGGTTTGAATGCATTCCACAAGCGTGGGATACTTTCCTATGCAACCAATAAAACGATCGCATCTGCTGCAAATGCGAAATTTCCGGTCCCACAGAAAGGCTTTAATGATCTGCTAGAACTGAAAGTGGGCGAGCGGAAAGTGATTGCGGAATTCAATGGTGAAGGTCATACGCGTGACAATGTCATTGGCTATTTCCCAAGCGAGAAGGCAATGTTTGGCGGCTGTCTGATCAAAGAATTGAATGCGACAAAAGGGAATCTGGCTGATGCTAATGTCAACGCCTGGACGGCGACGGTCTCCAAAATAAAATCAAAATATCCCGACACGCAAGTTGTCATTCCTGGGCACGGAAAGATTGGGAATACTTCATTGCTCGATTATACGATTGCGTTGTTTGAGGTGAAGAAATAA
- a CDS encoding ThuA domain-containing protein: MFKKLLTLSLIVGSVITAQAQQFKALLFTKTAGFHHVSIHEGVAGIRNLASRHNFSVDWQENADVFNEKSLANYQVVIFLNTTGDILNDAQQAAFEKYIKSGKGWVGIHSAADTEYDWAWYGKMVGMYFKTHPAQQTAFLDVKDSNFPGLERFPKRLLWTDEWYEYKKPYNADDLKILITLDEKSYDPKTSQGTGMGAEHPMAWYHNYDGGRAFYTGLGHIGLVYSDQSFLDHLYGGIYWAATGKGLK, encoded by the coding sequence ATGTTCAAAAAATTATTGACGCTTTCACTCATTGTCGGAAGTGTTATTACTGCTCAGGCCCAGCAGTTCAAAGCGTTGCTATTCACTAAAACCGCTGGCTTTCACCACGTTTCTATTCATGAAGGTGTGGCGGGCATCAGGAACCTGGCCTCGAGACATAATTTTTCAGTTGACTGGCAGGAGAATGCAGACGTTTTTAATGAGAAAAGTCTGGCGAACTATCAGGTAGTAATTTTCCTGAATACAACCGGCGATATCCTGAATGACGCACAACAAGCGGCATTTGAAAAATACATTAAAAGTGGAAAAGGCTGGGTAGGGATCCACTCGGCCGCGGATACGGAATATGATTGGGCCTGGTATGGCAAAATGGTTGGTATGTATTTCAAAACCCACCCTGCACAGCAAACAGCATTTCTGGACGTGAAAGACAGCAACTTCCCGGGCTTGGAGCGTTTCCCAAAACGTTTGCTTTGGACGGATGAATGGTACGAATACAAAAAACCATACAATGCCGACGACCTGAAAATCCTGATCACATTGGACGAAAAATCATACGATCCGAAAACCAGCCAGGGCACTGGCATGGGGGCGGAACACCCAATGGCCTGGTATCACAACTACGACGGCGGCCGCGCATTTTATACGGGATTAGGACACATTGGACTGGTTTATTCTGACCAATCGTTCCTGGACCATTTGTACGGCGGGATTTATTGGGCTGCTACCGGGAAGGGTTTGAAGTAA
- a CDS encoding BNR-4 repeat-containing protein, translating to MRLSFYVFLFLCFASNVIAQTPATLTSDGAWCWFSDPRAIYTKDGHVVTGWVTKTGDIIAASLNPQSGKVEEKRLYTKLEVDDHDNPAFLELPDQRILTQYTWHGGGKNGMGVIQNTTSDKNDITTFSDSIVFKPQTAELLQKFKRETYTYANPFVLSAENNKIYSFGRWIGFKPNFITSTDNGKTWSDPKVVITSKELDINNRPYVKYFSDGKSKVHLIFTDGHPRNEPLNSVYYCYYEKDAFWRADGSKITDVDHLPFNPGDASVIYKATPETGRAWIFDIVINQKGQPVVAYTRYPTSEKHQYFYAVYDGKKWNDHHLIDSGKWFPQTPEGKEEREENYSGGLTIDPLDPSVVYFSHEINNVFEISKAETKDLGKNWKITPITRNSTLDNVRPVIPRYKKKSDTNVLLWMQNKKYVHYTDYDTGILWKVLVK from the coding sequence ATGCGGCTCTCATTCTATGTTTTCTTGTTTTTATGCTTTGCTTCAAATGTTATCGCCCAAACGCCAGCTACCCTCACGTCCGACGGCGCCTGGTGCTGGTTCAGCGACCCGAGGGCGATTTATACCAAAGATGGACATGTCGTAACGGGCTGGGTAACCAAAACCGGCGACATCATTGCCGCTTCACTCAATCCGCAAAGTGGCAAAGTCGAGGAAAAGAGGCTATATACTAAACTGGAAGTAGACGACCACGACAATCCCGCATTTCTGGAACTACCCGATCAGCGGATTTTGACCCAATATACCTGGCACGGCGGTGGCAAAAATGGCATGGGCGTGATTCAAAACACGACTTCGGATAAAAACGACATTACTACTTTTTCAGACTCAATTGTTTTCAAACCACAGACGGCTGAGCTCCTCCAAAAGTTTAAACGAGAGACTTATACCTATGCTAACCCGTTCGTGCTGAGCGCGGAGAACAACAAAATTTACAGTTTTGGTCGCTGGATAGGATTTAAACCCAATTTCATTACATCAACTGATAATGGTAAAACGTGGTCGGACCCGAAGGTCGTGATCACGTCCAAAGAGCTCGACATTAATAACAGACCGTATGTGAAGTATTTTTCGGACGGTAAATCGAAAGTTCATTTGATCTTTACTGACGGACATCCACGAAACGAGCCGCTCAATTCTGTTTATTATTGTTATTATGAAAAAGACGCTTTCTGGCGGGCAGACGGCTCGAAGATTACTGATGTGGATCACCTTCCATTCAATCCCGGCGATGCATCAGTTATTTACAAAGCTACCCCCGAAACTGGCCGGGCGTGGATTTTCGACATTGTCATCAATCAAAAAGGACAACCGGTGGTCGCCTATACGCGTTACCCTACCAGTGAAAAGCACCAATATTTTTATGCTGTTTATGATGGAAAAAAGTGGAACGACCACCATTTGATCGACTCCGGAAAATGGTTTCCACAAACTCCGGAAGGTAAAGAAGAACGCGAAGAAAACTATTCCGGTGGTCTCACGATTGATCCGCTTGATCCGTCGGTCGTATACTTTTCGCACGAGATCAACAATGTATTTGAAATTTCAAAAGCCGAAACGAAAGACCTTGGCAAAAACTGGAAAATCACTCCCATTACCCGAAATTCCACCCTCGACAATGTGCGGCCGGTAATTCCAAGGTATAAAAAGAAGAGCGACACGAATGTATTGTTGTGGATGCAGAATAAGAAGTACGTGCATTACACAGATTATGATACTGGTATTTTGTGGAAGGTTTTGGTGAAGTGA
- a CDS encoding winged helix-turn-helix transcriptional regulator: MTKIKENSTYNSNREIVMQECPVTYVMNKIGGHWKPIILFHLLSGSKRYSEIKKAMPHITEKMLIQHLKQLESDNLLIREAKPVVPPFVTYTLTEAGSELEKVINAMAEWAFRDMKRNTALEVTC, encoded by the coding sequence ATGACAAAGATCAAAGAAAACTCGACTTACAATAGCAATCGCGAGATTGTCATGCAGGAATGTCCGGTGACCTATGTGATGAATAAAATCGGCGGACATTGGAAACCGATCATCTTGTTTCATTTGCTATCGGGAAGCAAACGTTACTCGGAAATCAAGAAGGCAATGCCACATATCACCGAAAAGATGCTGATCCAGCATTTGAAACAACTGGAAAGCGATAATCTGCTCATCCGCGAGGCCAAACCGGTCGTACCTCCTTTCGTCACTTACACGTTGACCGAGGCGGGCAGCGAATTAGAGAAGGTAATTAATGCCATGGCCGAGTGGGCATTCAGGGATATGAAAAGAAATACAGCATTAGAAGTCACCTGCTAG
- a CDS encoding NmrA family NAD(P)-binding protein has product MKYIITGSLGNISLPVIKNLVNDGHDVTVISSSADKKSEIEALDAHAAIGSVEDVPFLKDTFKNADIAYLMIPSSFAIENYELFQLQVADHYIEALTGSSIKYVVLLSSIGAHLRQGAGPIDALGYLEEKLLSLPGIQSNFLRPSYFFNNLFSQAGLIEHAGIAGSNFGDSDEKLVLTDTDDIAAVATEALLNRPAENKITYIASDERHPSEIATILGKAVGKENIPWIPFTDEQALEGMRGAGLNESFAGLYVEMGQALRNGTMQEDYWKNRPVLGNYKLEDFAKKFAAVYENA; this is encoded by the coding sequence ATGAAATATATCATCACAGGATCATTGGGAAATATCAGCTTACCCGTGATCAAGAATTTGGTAAATGACGGACATGACGTAACCGTAATCAGCAGCAGTGCTGACAAAAAATCGGAAATTGAAGCTCTTGATGCACATGCGGCCATTGGCTCGGTAGAGGACGTACCATTTTTGAAAGATACATTCAAGAATGCGGACATCGCCTATTTAATGATCCCAAGCAGCTTTGCGATCGAAAACTATGAGCTGTTCCAGTTACAGGTAGCCGACCATTACATTGAAGCATTGACTGGAAGCAGCATCAAATATGTGGTGCTTCTGAGCAGCATCGGGGCACATTTGCGCCAGGGTGCCGGCCCTATCGACGCTCTGGGTTATTTAGAAGAGAAACTATTGAGCTTGCCAGGTATACAATCCAATTTCCTGCGCCCATCCTATTTCTTCAACAACCTGTTCAGCCAGGCCGGATTGATCGAACATGCTGGCATTGCCGGAAGTAATTTTGGAGACAGCGACGAAAAGCTGGTTTTGACAGATACTGATGATATCGCGGCGGTCGCGACAGAGGCATTGCTAAACCGCCCAGCTGAAAACAAGATCACCTACATTGCCAGCGACGAGCGCCATCCGAGTGAAATCGCAACCATTCTTGGTAAAGCTGTTGGAAAAGAAAACATTCCCTGGATTCCGTTTACCGACGAGCAGGCGCTGGAAGGAATGCGTGGTGCGGGGTTGAATGAGAGCTTTGCGGGACTATATGTGGAGATGGGCCAGGCGCTGCGCAATGGGACAATGCAGGAAGATTACTGGAAAAATCGTCCGGTTCTTGGAAATTATAAGCTGGAAGACTTTGCGAAAAAATTCGCAGCCGTTTATGAAAACGCGTGA